TCGCCACGACCGAGGTGCAGAATGCCGGCATCCTGCGCTGGTTCTACGCACCGCTGGCGATCCGCGACCGCAACCTGAACCTCATCCCCTGGGCGGCCGAGGGCTGGACCTTCCCCGATCCGAAGACGGCCGACGTGACGCTGCGCGCCGGCATGACCTTCCATGACGGCAAGCCGGTCACCATCGAGGATTTCAAGTTCACCTTCGACTATATCGCGAAGTGGAAATTCCCGCTGTTCGGCCGGTTCACCGACAATATCGTCGAGACGGAAGTGGTCGGCGAACGGACGCTGCGCTTCAAGCTGAAGCAGCCCTTCGCACCCTTCGTCGGCAATATTCTCGCCGCCGCCTTCATCGTGCCGAAGCACATCTGGGAGAAGGTCGGCCCCGGACAGGGCCTGAGCTCGCCGGCCGACTGGCCGAACGACACGCCGGTCGGCTGCGGGCCGTTCAGCCTGAAGGAGTGGCGCAAGGGCGAATATGTCCGGCTCGCCGCCAATCCGTCCTGGTTCAAGCCGTCGAACTTCAGCGAGATCTACTGGCTCGCCGTGCCGAGCGTCGACACCATGATCGGCATGCTCGAAAGCGGCCGGGCCGACGTGATGGCCTGGAACATCACGCCGTCGCAGGCCAAGCGCCTGACCAATCCGAACATCAAAGTGGGCAAATCGGGCAGCCATGCCCCGCGCGAGCTGCGCTTCAACCTGGAAATACCGCCCTTCGACGATCCCGCGATGCGCACCGCCATCGCACTCGCGACCGATCGGCCGCAGCTCGTCAACACCCTGCTCGACGGCGCCGCGACGCCGGGCAACGACAGCTATATCTCGCCGGCGCTGGCCATTTCCGACCCGGCGATCCCGCCGGCCCGCTTCAGCATCGAGGAAGCGCGCGAGGTGCTCGCCAAGGCCGGCTACAGCTGGGACGGCGAAGGCCGACTCTGCTACCCCAAATAGGAGGCAAGCGCGGTGGACGGCCTGCGGCTCATCGCCCGGCGCCTGATGCACATGCTGGTCACGCTGTTCCTGGTGCTGACCATGATGTGGGCGCTGTTCCGCCTGGTACCGGGCGACCCCCTCGTGGTGTTTCTCGGCCAGGGCCAGCTCGGGCCCGAGCAGCTCGAGCAATTGCGCCGGGCCTGGGGGCTCGACCGGCCGCTCTGGCAGCAATACCTGTCCTATATCGCCAATTTCCTGACCGGCGACCTCGGCCTCTCCTTCGCCTTCCGGCGTCCGGTGCTGGAGGTCCTGGCCGAGCCGCTCCTGAACACCGTCATCCTGATGGCGCCGGCGATGGCGCTGTCGATCAGCCTGGCGGTCAAGGGCGGCTCCTGGCTCGGCTGGCGGCGCGGCACCCGCGCCGAATCCTGGATCAGCCTGGCGCTGCTCGTGCCGCGCACCCTGCCGGTGTTCTGGCTCGCCATCATCGTCGTGGTGATCTTCTCCTACCAGCTCGAATGGTTCCCCATGGGCGGCATGCGCACCATGGCCTTCATCCCCGAGACCTGGTGGGAGGAGCTCCCGGGCTTCGATCTCGCCCAGCATCTCGCGCTGCCGCTCATGGTCGCCGTGCTGAACTCGGTGTCCGACCCGCTGCTCGTCATGCGCACCAGCATGATCGAGGTGGCCAACGAGGACTATCTGACCTATGCCCGCGCCAAGGGGCTTACCGAGCGCCAGGTGCAAGCGGTCGCCCAGCGCAACGCGCTGATGCCGATCATCACCTATTCGGCGATCATGATCGGCTTCGCCTTCGGCGGCCAGGTGCTGCTCGAATATGTCTTCTCCTGGCCCGGCATGGGCCAGCTGATGGTCAATGCCGTGAACAACCGCGACTATCCGGTCGCGCAGGCGGCCTTCTTCCTGATGGCCTTCGTCGTCATCTTCATGAACTTCCTGACCGATCTCATCTACATCGTGGTCGACCCGAGGGTGCGCTATGAGTGACGCCGCCCCGCTCCACCGCCCGGGCCGGCGCCTGGTCCTGCCCGAGATCCTCGCCGTGCCCCTCGGCTCTGCCAGCGGCATCGTCGGCACGATCATCCTCGTGCTGTTCTGCCTCGCCGCGGCCTTAGCGCCGCTGATCGCGCGGACCGATCCGTTCCAGATCCTCTATCTCGCCGACGGCAGCGTCGCGCGCCTGCTCTCGCCCGCCGAGCACGCCCCGCTCGGCACCGACTTCTACGGCCGCGACATCTTCTCCCAGCTCGTCTTCGGCACCCGCACGGCAATCATCGTCAGCACCATCTCCACCCTGTGCATGACGATCGTCGGCACCAATATCGGCCTCGTCTCGGCCTATTACGGCGGGCGCGCCGACCGCGTCCTGATGCGCATCACCGACCTTGCCTTCGCGGTGCCGTTCCTGCCCTTCGCGGTGATCCTGGTGGCGCTGCTCCAGCCCTCGATCTGGAACATCATCTTCACCATCTCCTGCCTGATGTGGCGCTCGACCGCCCGGATCATCCGAAGCCAGGTGCTGAGCATCAAGGAGCGCACCTTCATCAAGGCGGCGCGCGTCGCGGGCGCGAGCGATGCGCGCATCATCTATCTCCACATCTTCCCGAACGTCCTGCCGCTCGCCCTGCTCTATGTGGTGTTCGGCGTGTCCTGGGCCGTCCTGTCCGAAGCAAGCCTCGCCTTTCTCGGCTTCGGCGACCCCGACATGGTCAGCTGGGGCCAGATGCTCAACCACGCCTATGCCTCGGCCTCGATCCGGTCGGCCTGGTGGTGGACCGTGCCGCCCGGCCTCTGCATCACCCTGTTCGTCATGGCGGTGTTCCTGATCGGCCGCGAATACGAGCGCTACGCCAACCCGAAGATCAGGTGAGCCCGGTGTCCTTTCTCTCCATCCGCCGACTGGATGTGCACTATGCGACACGCGGCGCGACGCTCCGGGTGCTGCGCGGCATCGACCTCGACATCGAGCGCGGCCAATCGCTCGGCCTCGTCGGCGAATCCGGCTGCGGCAAGTCGACGCTCGCCGCCGCCATCCTGCGCCTCCTGCCCGGCAATGGCCGGATCGCCTCGGGCGAGATCCGCCTCGACGGCACGGATATCGCAAGCGTCGACGCCGAGACCATGCGGCTGAAGCGCTGGAAGGAGATCGCCTACGTACCGCAGAGCGCGGCCACCTCGCTGTCGCCGGTGACGACCCTGTTCACCCAGTTCGTCGAGGCCTGGAACGTTCACGCCAGGCCCGACCGGCAGCGCCTGCGCGAACGCGCCGAGCAGCTGTTCCGCGACGTCGAGCTGTCGCCGCGCTGGCTCGACGCCTACCCGCACCAGTTCTCGGGCGGCATGCGCCAGCGGGCCATCATCGCCCTCGCCCTCCTGTTCGAGCCGAGCCTCCTGGTCGCCGACGAGCCGACCACCGGCCTCGACGTGATCGTCCAGCGCCAGGTGCTCGACGTGATCAAGAAGGTACAGCGGCAGCATGGCACCACCCTGGTCTTCGTCAGCCACGATATCGGCGTCATCGCCGAGCTCTGCAGCCGCCTCGCCGTCATGTATGCCGGCGAACTGGTGGAATTCGGCGAGACGCGCGCGATCATCCGGGAGCCCTGGCATCCCTATACGATCGCGCTGAAGCGCGCCTTTCCCGACATCCGCCATCCCGACCACGAGCTGCACAGCATTCCCGGCCAGCCGCCCTCGCTCGCCGATCCGCCGCGCGCCTGCGTCTTCGCCGCGCGCTGCCCCTTCGCGCGGGAACGGTGCCACGCCGAGAAGCCGAGGCCGCGCGCCATGCCCGACGGCCGGCGCGTCGCCTGCCATTTCGCCGAACAGGCCGAGGCCATGCGCGCCAGCATCATGTCCGGCGCCGCCATCTGTCCCATGGAGGCGGCATGACCATCCGGCAGGTCCTGGAGCTCTCTAGCATCTCCAAGGTCTTCGCCTCGAGCGGCGGCCTGCGCTCGCTGATCGGCGGCGGCGGGCGGCCGGTCTCGGCGCTCAAGGACCTGTCGCTCGCGCTCGGCGCCGGCGAGGTCCTCGGTGTCGTCGGCGAGAGCGGCAGCGGCAAGTCGACGCTCGGCAACATCATTCTCGGCCTCGAACAGCCGACCACCGGCACCATGCTGGTGGACGGCAAGGCCGGCCAGGGTCTGAGGCGCGGCGACCGCCTCGCATTCCGCCGCCGCGTGCAGATGATCTTCCAGGATCCGTCGGGCTCGCTCAACCCGCGCTTCACCATCGGCCGGACGGTCGAGGAACCGCTCGTCATTCACGGCCTCGGCGACGCGGCCGAACGGCGCCGGCGCATGCTCGCGGCGCTCGAAGAGGCCGAGCTGAAGCCCGCCGAGCATTTCGCCGAACGCTTTCCGCACGAGCTCTCGGGCGGCCAGCGCCAGCGCGTCGCGATCGCCCGGGCGGTGATCCTCCGGCCGTCGATCCTGATCGCCGACGAGCCGGTGTCGATGCTCGACGTCTCCGTGCGCGCGGGCATCCTGCGCCTCTTGCGCAAGCTCGTCAGCGACCACGGCATGTCGCTGATCTTCATCACCCACGACCTCTCGCTGATCGGCACCATGTGCGACCGGGTGATCATCATGTATCGCGGCTGCGTCGTGGAAAGCGGCGAGGCCAAGGCGGTGATGCGCGCACCGCGCCACCCCTATACGCGCCAGCTGATCGACGCCGTGCCGGTGCCCGACCCCGACTGGGAGCCGCCGCCGCTCACGCTCAAGCCGGGATCGGAGGAGACGCCGGAGACTGGCTGCCGCTTCGCGCCGCGCTGCGACCTCGCCTTCGCGCCCTGCCGGGTCTCGATGCCGCCGCTCGTGCCCGATCCAGCCGGCCATGCCGTCGCTTGCTTCCACGCCGAGAGCGCCGGCCCAACCGACCGGCCACAGCCAACGACCGACACGATGGACCTTCAGCGATGACCCAATCAGCGATCGAACAGCAGATCCTCGCCTGGATCGAGGAGGACCGCGACATGCTCGTGCGCTTCCTCTCCGAGTTCATCCGCATCCCAAGCCCCAACCCGCCCGGCGACACGCGGGCGGTGGCCGCCTTCGTCGCCGACCATCTGCGAGGCCAGGGCGCGCCCTGCGAGGTGCTCCACGCCCGCGCGGACCTGCCGAACGTCGTCGGTGAATTCGGCACGGGCGCGCCGCACCTGGTGCTCAACGGCCATATCGACGTCTTCCCCGCCGGCCCCGATCATATCTGGGCCTCGGGCGATCCCTGGAGCGGCACGATCGCCGACGGCCGCATCCATGGCCGCGGCGCGGTCGACATGAAATGCGGCACGGCGGCATCGATCTGGACCTTCATCTATCTCCATCGTCTGCGCGACCAGCTCGCCGGGCGGCTCAGCCTGACCTGCGTGTCCGACGAGGAGACGGGCGGCCAGTGGGGCACCAAATGGCTGCTCGACAGTTTCCCCGACCGCTTCCTCGGCGACTGCTGCCTCAATGGCGAGCCGTCGACACCCGCCACCATCCGCTTCGGCGAGAAGGGCACGCTGCGGCTGCGCTTCGAGGTCGATACGCCCGGCGCGCACGGCGCCTATACCCATGCGAGCCCCAACGCGATCCGGCTGGCGAGCCAACTGATCCTCGACCTCTACCGCCTGACCGACATGCCGGTGGTGCAGCCGGACGCGATCGCGCGCGCCATCGAAGCGAGCTTTCCGGCCATGGACGAGGCAGTCGGCCAGGGAACCTCGACCATCCTGAACCGGGTCACCGTGTCGATCGGCACGATCAAGGGCGGGCTGAAGGTCAACATGCTGCCCGGCCACTGCGAATTCGAGGTCGATATACGCCTGCCGGTCGGCATGACCGGAGCGGCCGTGATGGCCGAGATCGAGACGATCCTTGGACGCTATCCCGCCGCCAAGGTGACCCGGCTCGACGCGCATTCGAGCGATCCGACCGCCAGCCCGCCCGACGACCGCATGGTCGGGATCCTCAAGGACGTGGTCGGCGCGCTCGGCTGGCCGGCACCGGTGCCGGCCGTCAGCCTCGGGGCAACCGACACGCGCTATTGGCGCAAGGCGAACATCCCCGCCTATTATTACGGCTGCACGCCGACCGGCATGGCCAAGGCGGACGAGGCGGTCAGCATCGAGGAATATCTGCACATGGTGCGCACGCACGCCCTTGCGTCGGCGCGCTATCTCGCACGATAGGGGCCGCGATCCAGCCCCGAGACGCGGTGCCGGCGCTGTCCGGTCGGGCAGGTCTGCCTATGCCGCACCGATCTGCGCGACGAACATCTCGACGAAGCTCTCGGCGCTCGCACGCGCCGAGGGCCCGGGACAGATGACGAAATAGGGGTTCGGCGCGGGCACCGAGACGTCGAACAGCCTGACCAGCGTGCCGCGCCTGAGATCCTCGGCGCACAGGATGGACGTGCCCACGGCGACACCGCAGCCGTCCCGCGCGGCCATCAGCGATGCCGCGGCATTCGGGAAATAGATCTGCTGGGCGAACTGGATGTCGCGCGGCGCGGCGGCGCTCAGAACCCGCATCCAGTCTCCACCGGCATCGGCGTGCAGCCCGACGCAGCGTTCGAGATCGTCGACGCCCTCGATCGCGAGCTCGTATTTGAGCTCCGGCGCGCAGACGGCGAAATAGGTCTCGGCCCCGAGAATGGCGACCCGCGCCCCCGGGATCGCGCGTTCGCCATAGGAGATGACGACGTCCATCGTTTCATTCGCGGCGTCGATCGGAAACAGGCGGACGGTCATCCGCGGATATTTCCGGCAATAGGCCCTGACGATGCCGTTGAGGCGCGAGGCGGCGAGCGCGGGGGCGCAGGCGACGTAGAGCTCGCCTTCCATCTGTTCCGCCGCGGCGACCGAACGGCAGGCATTGCGGATGTCGTGGAAGGCATGGCTCAGCCGGTCGTGCAGGAGGGAGCCCTCCTTGGTGAGCTGCAGCACGCGCTTGCTGCGGACGACCAGCCGTTCACCCAGCTCCTGCTCCAGCTGGCGGATCTGATAGCGGATGGCACCCGGCGTGACGTTGAGCTGCCGGGCGGCCGCGGCGATGCCGCCGGAGCTTGCGGCTTGATGGAACGACCGCAGGGCCGTCAGGTTGAGCATGGCCAGATTCCGTCAAATGAATTGACGAACTCTGCGAATATTGTTCGCTTGCGTCAATCTACCTCCCACATATCCTTCCCTCTGCCGATTGTGGCTCCCGAACGAGCCGCCAGAAGAGCAACGGCAGAGGAGGGATGCGGCGTGAAGATCCTGGTTCTTGGAGCGGCCGGAGCCATGGCCAGCGGCACGGTGAAGGACCTGACCGCGCGCTATTCGCGCAATGTCACCGACATCGTGCTGGCCGACATTTCGGCCGAGCCGCTGCAGCGCCTGACGGCGGCGATCGGCGATCCGCGCGTCAGCGCCACCGTTCTCGACATCACCGACAGGGCCAGCCTCGGCGCCGCGCTCCGCCGCGCCGATCTCTGCATCAACGCCATCCCGACCTTCGCCGGCCATCAGATGGCGATCTTCGAGGCCTGCTACGAAGCCGGGGTCGCCTATGTCGACTTCGGCGGCATGGGCGTCGTCACCGTCGAGCAGAAGGCGCATCACGCGCGCTGGCAGGCGGCCGGACTCACGGCGATCCTCGGCCTGGGAGCCGATCCCGGCATTTCCAACGTCATCTGCAAGGCCGTCGCCGAACGGCTCGACCGGATCGACGCGATCAACCTCTATTGGGCCGCGCGCCGGTTCGGACCGGAGAGCCCGGTCCTGGTGCCGCCCTATGCGGTTTCGACGGTTCTGGCCGAATATGCCAATCCCTCGCGCCAGTTCATCGACGGCGCCCTGGTCGACGTCGCCGCCCAGTCCGGGCACGAGACGCTGGTTCTGCCCGAGCCGTTCGGGCCGACGCAGTTCATGTTCAGCCAGCATTCCGAGCCGCTCACCGTTCCCTTCGCCGACGGCATCCGCGACAAGGGCATCCGGCAGTTCACCTGGAAACTCCACCTGCCCGAGCGCGAGCACGAAGCCTGGATCGGCCTGGTCAAGGCGGGATTCGGCGAGTTCGACGATCCGCTCGTCGTCGACGGCCATGCGCTGACGCCCGGCCGGTTTCTCGACGCGCTCATCCGCCGCAACGTCGAGCGCAACCACGCGCGCATTCCTGCCTCCACGGTCAGCGACATCCATCTCGCCATCGGCCGCGGCGAGCGGCACGGCAAGCCCGTCACCGTGAACTGCGCCGTGCTCGGTTCGAGCGAGGATCCGCTCTATGAGGGCTATGTCGACCCGGCGACGTCGATGGGCCTGTCGATCGGCGTTCAGCTCATGGGCGACCGCGCCCTCAAGCCCGGCGTGTGGGGGCCAGAGGAATATTTCGACGTCGAGGCCTTCCTGCGCGAGCTCACGGCGCGCCATTTCACCGTCGCGACCGACATTCCCGTCGGGCGGCCGGACGACACGGGCAGGCCGGCATGAGGACGCAACTCTTCATCGACGGCGGTTTCGTCGACGCCCATGCGGGCCGGACCCTGGCGAGCATCGATCCGGCGACGGAAGCCGTGCTCGGCACGGCCGCCGCCGGCGATAAGGCCGATATCGACCGGGCGGTCGCGGCCGCCGTCCGTGCCTTTGCCGGCGACTGGCGGCGGACCACCGGCGCCCAGCGGGCGGTCTTGCTGCGCCGCATCGCGGCGGCGATCGCCAGCGAGCGCGAGGCGCTGGCGCGCCTCGAAGTGCAGGACAACGGCAAGCCGTTCGCCGAAGCCCAGTGGGACGTCGACGATGCCGCCGCCTGCTTCCAGTTCTACGCCGATCTCGCCGACGAGCTCGATGACGCGCGCAGCACGGACATCGCCCTGCCCGACCAGCGCTTCGAGAGCCGCGCCCGCCAGGAACCGATCGGCCCCTGCGGCCTCATCGTGCCCTGGAACTATCCGCTGCTGATGGCCGCCTGGAAGGTTGCCCCCGCCCTTGCCGCCGGCTGCACCGCGGTCCTCAAGCCATCGGAAGTGACGCCTTTTTCCGCGATCCGGCTGGCGGAGATCTGCGCCGAGGCCGGCCTGCCGCCCGGCGTCCTGAACGTCGTCACCGGTTTTGGCCACGAGGCCGGCGCCGCCCTTGTGGCGCACCCGGACATCCGCAAGATCGCCTTCACCGGCAGCGTGCCGACGGGACAGCGCGTCATGCGCGCCGCCGCCGAAGGCACCAGGCCGGTCAGCCTCGAGCTCGGCGGCAAGTCGGCCATCATCGTCTTCGACGATGTCGACATCGACCATGCCGTCGCCTGGATCATGTTCGGCGTCTTCTGGAACCAGGGACAGGTCTGCTCGGCGACCTCGCGCCTGATCGTCGAGCGCAGCATCGCCCCCCGCCTCACGGACCGGCTGATCGAGGCCGCGTCCGCGATCCCGATCGGCAGCGGGCTCGAGCCGGCGACCAGGCTCGGCCCGCTGGTCAGCCGCGAGCAATATGGCAAGGTGCTCGGCTTCATCGAGCGCGCCAGGAACGGCGCGACACTGGTGGCCGGCGGCGGGCGCCCCGCACATCTCGCGCGTGGCTACTTTCTGGAGCCGACGATCTTCGCCGACGTGCCGGTCGATCACGAGGTGTGGACCGAGGAGATCTTCGGGCCGGTCCTGGCGATGCGCACCTTCGCGGCGGAGAACGAAGCCGTGCGGCTGGCCAATGACAGCCGCTTCGGCCTGGCCGCCGCCGTGCTGACGGCCGACACCGTCCGGGCCGACCGCGTCGCCGAGGCGCTGGATGCCGGCATCGTCTGGATCAACTGCTCGCAGCCGACCTTCGTC
This portion of the bacterium YEK0313 genome encodes:
- the gbsA_1 gene encoding Betaine aldehyde dehydrogenase, whose translation is MRTQLFIDGGFVDAHAGRTLASIDPATEAVLGTAAAGDKADIDRAVAAAVRAFAGDWRRTTGAQRAVLLRRIAAAIASEREALARLEVQDNGKPFAEAQWDVDDAAACFQFYADLADELDDARSTDIALPDQRFESRARQEPIGPCGLIVPWNYPLLMAAWKVAPALAAGCTAVLKPSEVTPFSAIRLAEICAEAGLPPGVLNVVTGFGHEAGAALVAHPDIRKIAFTGSVPTGQRVMRAAAEGTRPVSLELGGKSAIIVFDDVDIDHAVAWIMFGVFWNQGQVCSATSRLIVERSIAPRLTDRLIEAASAIPIGSGLEPATRLGPLVSREQYGKVLGFIERARNGATLVAGGGRPAHLARGYFLEPTIFADVPVDHEVWTEEIFGPVLAMRTFAAENEAVRLANDSRFGLAAAVLTADTVRADRVAEALDAGIVWINCSQPTFVEAPWGGRKHSGFGRELGRWGLAGYLDVKQITRYRSGAAWDWYRS
- the lysDH_1 gene encoding Lysine 6-dehydrogenase; this encodes MKILVLGAAGAMASGTVKDLTARYSRNVTDIVLADISAEPLQRLTAAIGDPRVSATVLDITDRASLGAALRRADLCINAIPTFAGHQMAIFEACYEAGVAYVDFGGMGVVTVEQKAHHARWQAAGLTAILGLGADPGISNVICKAVAERLDRIDAINLYWAARRFGPESPVLVPPYAVSTVLAEYANPSRQFIDGALVDVAAQSGHETLVLPEPFGPTQFMFSQHSEPLTVPFADGIRDKGIRQFTWKLHLPEREHEAWIGLVKAGFGEFDDPLVVDGHALTPGRFLDALIRRNVERNHARIPASTVSDIHLAIGRGERHGKPVTVNCAVLGSSEDPLYEGYVDPATSMGLSIGVQLMGDRALKPGVWGPEEYFDVEAFLRELTARHFTVATDIPVGRPDDTGRPA
- the dppB_3 gene encoding Dipeptide transport system permease protein DppB yields the protein MDGLRLIARRLMHMLVTLFLVLTMMWALFRLVPGDPLVVFLGQGQLGPEQLEQLRRAWGLDRPLWQQYLSYIANFLTGDLGLSFAFRRPVLEVLAEPLLNTVILMAPAMALSISLAVKGGSWLGWRRGTRAESWISLALLVPRTLPVFWLAIIVVVIFSYQLEWFPMGGMRTMAFIPETWWEELPGFDLAQHLALPLMVAVLNSVSDPLLVMRTSMIEVANEDYLTYARAKGLTERQVQAVAQRNALMPIITYSAIMIGFAFGGQVLLEYVFSWPGMGQLMVNAVNNRDYPVAQAAFFLMAFVVIFMNFLTDLIYIVVDPRVRYE
- the dapE_2 gene encoding putative succinyl-diaminopimelate desuccinylase — translated: MTQSAIEQQILAWIEEDRDMLVRFLSEFIRIPSPNPPGDTRAVAAFVADHLRGQGAPCEVLHARADLPNVVGEFGTGAPHLVLNGHIDVFPAGPDHIWASGDPWSGTIADGRIHGRGAVDMKCGTAASIWTFIYLHRLRDQLAGRLSLTCVSDEETGGQWGTKWLLDSFPDRFLGDCCLNGEPSTPATIRFGEKGTLRLRFEVDTPGAHGAYTHASPNAIRLASQLILDLYRLTDMPVVQPDAIARAIEASFPAMDEAVGQGTSTILNRVTVSIGTIKGGLKVNMLPGHCEFEVDIRLPVGMTGAAVMAEIETILGRYPAAKVTRLDAHSSDPTASPPDDRMVGILKDVVGALGWPAPVPAVSLGATDTRYWRKANIPAYYYGCTPTGMAKADEAVSIEEYLHMVRTHALASARYLAR
- the gsiB_5 gene encoding Glutathione-binding protein GsiB precursor; the protein is MASTLSRRSVLAGAASTAILLSGPAGAQTGRRAGEPIGPIKAMMGDWPEMTELFRILRPNWEKLGLKVMPQQASQNSMTAQTTGEHNAPDMSIGAWGGAPDRIDPDFFLTEFFHSSRARKGGQNFGNYRNPAYDALVDAQRGEMDEAKRAAMIHQAQRIIQNDRPGLVLYYMDLNNPYRADKITDVVPVMGSGVAFSYLPWTYLEGKPAGRSKILKVTFQYDIATLNPFATTEVQNAGILRWFYAPLAIRDRNLNLIPWAAEGWTFPDPKTADVTLRAGMTFHDGKPVTIEDFKFTFDYIAKWKFPLFGRFTDNIVETEVVGERTLRFKLKQPFAPFVGNILAAAFIVPKHIWEKVGPGQGLSSPADWPNDTPVGCGPFSLKEWRKGEYVRLAANPSWFKPSNFSEIYWLAVPSVDTMIGMLESGRADVMAWNITPSQAKRLTNPNIKVGKSGSHAPRELRFNLEIPPFDDPAMRTAIALATDRPQLVNTLLDGAATPGNDSYISPALAISDPAIPPARFSIEEAREVLAKAGYSWDGEGRLCYPK
- the gcvA_5 gene encoding Glycine cleavage system transcriptional activator, translated to MLNLTALRSFHQAASSGGIAAAARQLNVTPGAIRYQIRQLEQELGERLVVRSKRVLQLTKEGSLLHDRLSHAFHDIRNACRSVAAAEQMEGELYVACAPALAASRLNGIVRAYCRKYPRMTVRLFPIDAANETMDVVISYGERAIPGARVAILGAETYFAVCAPELKYELAIEGVDDLERCVGLHADAGGDWMRVLSAAAPRDIQFAQQIYFPNAAASLMAARDGCGVAVGTSILCAEDLRRGTLVRLFDVSVPAPNPYFVICPGPSARASAESFVEMFVAQIGAA
- the oppF_3 gene encoding Oligopeptide transport ATP-binding protein OppF, with amino-acid sequence MTIRQVLELSSISKVFASSGGLRSLIGGGGRPVSALKDLSLALGAGEVLGVVGESGSGKSTLGNIILGLEQPTTGTMLVDGKAGQGLRRGDRLAFRRRVQMIFQDPSGSLNPRFTIGRTVEEPLVIHGLGDAAERRRRMLAALEEAELKPAEHFAERFPHELSGGQRQRVAIARAVILRPSILIADEPVSMLDVSVRAGILRLLRKLVSDHGMSLIFITHDLSLIGTMCDRVIIMYRGCVVESGEAKAVMRAPRHPYTRQLIDAVPVPDPDWEPPPLTLKPGSEETPETGCRFAPRCDLAFAPCRVSMPPLVPDPAGHAVACFHAESAGPTDRPQPTTDTMDLQR
- the ddpC_2 gene encoding putative D,D-dipeptide transport system permease protein DdpC, translated to MSDAAPLHRPGRRLVLPEILAVPLGSASGIVGTIILVLFCLAAALAPLIARTDPFQILYLADGSVARLLSPAEHAPLGTDFYGRDIFSQLVFGTRTAIIVSTISTLCMTIVGTNIGLVSAYYGGRADRVLMRITDLAFAVPFLPFAVILVALLQPSIWNIIFTISCLMWRSTARIIRSQVLSIKERTFIKAARVAGASDARIIYLHIFPNVLPLALLYVVFGVSWAVLSEASLAFLGFGDPDMVSWGQMLNHAYASASIRSAWWWTVPPGLCITLFVMAVFLIGREYERYANPKIR
- the oppD_3 gene encoding Oligopeptide transport ATP-binding protein OppD — its product is MSFLSIRRLDVHYATRGATLRVLRGIDLDIERGQSLGLVGESGCGKSTLAAAILRLLPGNGRIASGEIRLDGTDIASVDAETMRLKRWKEIAYVPQSAATSLSPVTTLFTQFVEAWNVHARPDRQRLRERAEQLFRDVELSPRWLDAYPHQFSGGMRQRAIIALALLFEPSLLVADEPTTGLDVIVQRQVLDVIKKVQRQHGTTLVFVSHDIGVIAELCSRLAVMYAGELVEFGETRAIIREPWHPYTIALKRAFPDIRHPDHELHSIPGQPPSLADPPRACVFAARCPFARERCHAEKPRPRAMPDGRRVACHFAEQAEAMRASIMSGAAICPMEAA